Proteins from a genomic interval of Kribbella aluminosa:
- a CDS encoding DUF6414 family protein, whose product MALRTPIYLDAETLFAQAEYHDLAVPQQAEIVEKTTNKRSASGNAAFPGVGGASAGVGRDVELQSTYTLTPSHKATVSKLIDSLIKNGEVKVNPDGNTPLGKDDLVELDGRTRITAASLAGKMFHIIRRLTDGISDVDGLTDLDADSPEVAAQLKQVYLQNELLPIPILLEMTETGLPQKAYVSLRPSHFVELASADRVERELRVLGTVTHLVDDSPDGYFSAEEWLLHGYEYLFRRLLMTQVNDVVKKLVNDIGLDLPANDVHGFIAGPAIVVDGIAVY is encoded by the coding sequence ATGGCTTTGCGCACACCGATCTACCTGGACGCCGAGACCCTGTTCGCCCAGGCCGAGTATCACGATCTCGCTGTACCCCAGCAAGCTGAGATCGTCGAAAAGACCACCAACAAGAGGTCGGCCTCCGGAAACGCCGCCTTTCCTGGTGTCGGCGGAGCCAGCGCAGGCGTGGGCCGCGATGTCGAACTCCAGTCGACCTACACCCTTACTCCGAGCCATAAGGCCACAGTCAGCAAGCTAATCGACTCGCTGATCAAGAACGGCGAAGTCAAGGTCAACCCCGACGGGAACACCCCGCTCGGCAAGGACGACCTGGTCGAACTCGACGGCCGAACGAGGATTACCGCCGCGAGCCTCGCCGGCAAGATGTTCCACATCATCCGTCGGCTGACCGACGGCATCAGCGACGTAGACGGCCTGACAGACCTCGATGCAGACTCGCCCGAGGTCGCAGCACAACTGAAACAGGTGTACCTCCAGAACGAGTTGCTGCCGATCCCGATCCTGCTCGAGATGACCGAGACAGGACTGCCGCAGAAGGCTTACGTGAGTCTGCGCCCCAGCCATTTCGTCGAGCTCGCATCAGCCGATCGTGTCGAGCGTGAACTGCGGGTCCTCGGCACAGTGACACATCTGGTCGACGACAGCCCCGACGGCTACTTCAGTGCCGAGGAGTGGCTGCTCCACGGCTACGAGTACCTCTTCCGGCGCCTACTGATGACGCAGGTCAACGACGTTGTGAAGAAGCTGGTCAATGACATTGGCCTGGATTTGCCGGCCAACGACGTGCATGGCTTCATCGCCGGCCCAGCGATCGTCGTCGACGGCATCGCTGTCTACTGA